The segment TGCGCTACCAATCGGGCTTCCTGAGGATATTCGCCATGAGTGCTGATTAAAACGCCTTTTTCATTGAAATTTCTTCTGGCAATGGAGGAAAATAAAATAGGAATAGCTCCCTTTTCACGTGCTTCAGTTATGAATTTGATTAAATTATGGCGGTAAGCGGTATGTGGATTGGTGTATCTGGTAGAGTCTTCCACTTTTGCATCATTATGTCCAAATTGAATAAAAACATAATCGCGTGGTTTGAGTACTTTATAAATGGAATCCCAACGTCCCTGATCAATAAAACTCTTGGTGCTTCTGCCATTAACCGCTTTATTAACTACTTTAATCTTATTGTTTAAAAATGCCGGAAATACTTGTAACCAACCGTGCTCCGGGTTTTCATTTGGCTTAACTTTATTGGCCATGGTGGAATCACCAATACCGTAAAGTTTTACTTCTTGGGCTGATGCAGTTACTACTAAAAATAATAATATAAGGAAGCTGTATTTCATGGTGCCGGATTTAGTGTTTAAGCGAATTGCTTACCGATGTCGGTACTGTTGCTTTTTGTCCGATGATAACCTCATTTACAGTTACATTTTCTGTATGCTGAAGTGTCATTCCGTTCTTGGCTGATTTTATTTCGATGTTATTCAAAAATACATTACGAACTTTCTTCAAAGGATATCCCTGAATAATCAGCGCCGTTTCACGGGCTTTGTTACACGTAATATCAGACAAATAAATATCAGACACGGCTGAAGGAAACTCAGTACCTTCTCCCATATAATTCGCTGTGATATAAATGCAGTCTTCCACCTCATCAAGCTGAATATTTCTGATAAAAATATTTTTGATGAATCCACCTCTATCTGCATTGGTTTTGAAATAGATACCGCGCTTTAGGTAGCCCGTCGTTTTGCAGTTCTCAACATAAATATTTTTGATTCCAGCCGACATCTCGCTGCCTAAAACAACGCCATGCAACCCTTTGAATCTGCAATTTCTGACCACAATATTTTGGCTTGAAAAATCCGAATTCGCTCTCCCTTCATGGTCTCTTCCTGCTTTGATGGCAATGTTATCATCGGCGTTGTTAAAGTCGATGTTCTCAATCAAAACATCTTTGGAATATTCCGGATCAACTCCGTCGTTATTCGCATTGAAAGCATTGTATTTCAATCCGCGGACAGTAATGCTTTCTGACTTTAGCAAATGAATACACCAAAAAGGCGAGTCTTCAATGGTGACATTTTCAACCAAAATGTTTTTACAATCTAAAAACTGAATCAATTGTGGTCTTAAAAAATGTCCGGCGCCAAACTTTCTCTCAATTACGGGAACACCTTTATGATTCATTTCACGCGTCAGCTTTTTGTCTGCTCCTTCTTTGCTTTTGAAACTGTTCCAAATATCGTGTCCTTCTCCATCAATCGTACCTTCACCGCTTATGCAAATATTGCTGCAGTTGTTGGCATAAATAAGCGGACTGTAATTGTAAATCATTGTGCCTTCCCAACTCGTTAAAACCATAGGCAAATAATGATTCGGATTATCGCTGAAGCGGATTTTGGCACCTTTTTCCAGCTGAAGTTTTACGTTGCTTACAAAATGAATTGGGCCGTTTAGCGTATAAATTCCTTTTGGGACAATAATAATTCCGCCTTTTTTCTTTTTACACAACGCCATAGCTTTATCAAAAGCAGGTTTATCATTGCTGATGGAATCGCCTTTAGCACCTAATTTGGAAACAGTAATGGTATAATCGGGAATTTTCGGCAGCTGAATTCGGTTGACAATGGCATTTACAGAATCTGTTGGAAACGGATTTTGCTGCGCAACGGCAGTTAATGAAATCAACAAAAAGGCTATGATTCTAATTCCCATATTTATTTTTTTACCTGTGATTCCCATTGGTGGATATCTTTCAGAAAGTCGGTTCCAATAACATTTTCGGCCTTATATTTTTTGGCTTGTGATTTAGTTAACTGATGAGACCAAGGCACTCTTGTTGCCGGAGAATAACCTTCTCCCGTACATTTATATTCGGCATAAAAGCTGTTCTTTTCGGCATCGGGTTTTGACCAATTGTGCCAGCCTTCGGGTAAAATATGCTTACCCAAAGTACAGCTTACGAAAACTGTTTTGGCATAAATTCGCCATGGTCTTCCTAAATAAACTTTTGAAGTAGCGGCATTTGAAGTCAAATTACAATTTTTAAAAACATAACCAAAATCAGCACCTTCCGGAGTTGAAGCAGCTGTGATGTAAGAATCTTTTTTGGAGTGGATTTCGCAATCTTCAAACCAAGCCGTAGCACTTCCGAAAATGAAATCGGTTGTTCCTTCAATATAGCAGTTTTTAAAGTATTGACATCCTTTTCCGGAAGCATAAAGCGTATCTTGATTTCCTAGAATTCGGCAATCGATAACCGCTACCCTATTTGAAAAAACAGATAGCGCCACTGCTTGTCCAACATCGCCTGAAGCGTTTTCAATCGTAAGATTTTTGAGCAGCACATCATTTGCCTCAACCAACAAAGTATAGGTGTAAAACGTACTGTTTATACCCAAATTAACTTTGTTGAAGTAATCATCAAATGTTATAATCGTATTTTCTTTGCTTTCGCCAATCAAAGACAGATTGGTATTCCACTCATGGATTTTTAATTTCTCTTTATAGGTTCCGTTTTTGATAAAAATGGTTATTCTTTGATACGGAAAAGATTTGGAATCGTTAATGGCAGCCTGAATGGTAGTGTAATCACCGGAACCGTCCTGAGCTACAATTTTATAAAAAGCTGCCTCTGTTTTGCCTGCAGTTTGTGAAACAACATTTGAAAATGAAATAAAAACAATTGCAAAAGTGAATACTATTTTCTTAAGGTTTTTCATTTTTTATCTGTTTAATTCCAATGCGGCTAAAATAAAGGCTCCGACTCCAACAGAATTGTCAATGTTCTTCTTGGAATCTGCATAATATTTATTGGAACCATCTCTGAATGGATTTCCACCCAAACCAATTCCCTGGCTGATCTGGCTTAAATGAACTTCATCATCTTTGACCGTTACCAATTCTTTTAAAAGGCCGTCAAAAGCTTTGTTCGCAATTTTTTTAAAACGCTTTGGAAGATATCCTTTGTTAACGCCTTTGGCAAAAGTATAGGCAAACATAGCCGTTCCTGATGCTTCTAAATAATTTCCGTCGGTGTTTCCTTTATCTGTTATTTGGTACCACAAACCCGATGCGTCCTGCTGCTTTTCTAGTGCCTTAGCAGCTTCATTTAAATAGGCTGCCAGTTCTTTGTATTTTGGATGATTCTTAGGAAAATAATCCAATGCATCTACTAATGCCATGACATACCAGCCAACACCTCTTGACCAAATGGTTGGCGAATTTCCTGTTTCCTTATTTGCCCAAGCGATTTCCTTACTTTCATCCCAGGCATGATAAGGCAGTTTTGCAATCGGATCAAACGAATGATTGTGAATCAGCTCAAATTGGTTTACAACATCATCGAGATTTTTTCCGTTTTCGAATGTTGTAGTATAGTGTGTGTAAAATGGAGCTCCCATATAAATTCCGTCCAGCCACATTTGGTTTGGATAGATTTTTTTGTGCCAAAAGCCTCCTGATGGTGTTCGTGGCTGCTCTTCGATTTGCTTTTTTAAGGTTTGAATCGCCTTAAGATAGCGGCTGTCCTTAGTGTTGTCGTACAAATCAAAAAGAAGATTTCCAATTGTTAAGTGATCAATGTTGAACTCTTTACTTTCATAATGAGAAATTTCACCTGTGCTGTCTATAAAAAGATCAGCGTATTCTTTGGCGTAATTGTCGTATTTAGTATTCTTGGTTTTTTTATACAGACTTTCAAAAGCTATCAGAACGAAGGTTGGCTTATAATCTAATTTTGGTTTTTCCTGTTTGTCAATCTGCCAGACTTTTGGATGACGCTTCATTATGGAAAGAGCCATCCGTTCCGACCATTTTAAGCTGTCATTATTGACAATAGTTACAGCAGCAACTAAATTTATGCTTGATACAAAAACTAATGCTACTAGTATTCTTTTCATTGCTATTGCAAAAATTAGATTTTATTTTTACTATTCAGTACTGCCAACTTAGCGTCTAAGTAGTTGTAAAATTCCGCTTCAGTTTTGATTCCGTCTTTTTCCTGTTCCCAAGCGCCAAGTAAATAGAACGAAACCGGTTTTGTTGTTGGTTTGAATAGCAACAAATGGTCAAATTCTCCTTCAGTTTGTTTGTCTACAGTTGCTACTTCATAGAAAATAGCCATCCCTAAATTATCCGGCACTGGTGCTAATGTTTGTTTGCCATAGGTTGCAATATACGCCCATTTTTTATTGGCACTTTCTTTTTTAACCAAAGGGATTTCTTTAAAGCTAACAATCCCGGTACAAATACCTTCAATTTTTGCTGAAGCTTTGATAGTGTGTTTGGTATAACGCTCGTTTGGTTTTATCGATAGTTTAGATTCAAAATTAATTTTGTCATTAGCTGTTTTCCAACCATCGTATTTTACGGTTACAGAAGAACACTTCGCATTATTTTCGACTTTAGCAAAAGTAGAATCTACTTCTTTAAAATGGAGCACATCTTTTCCATCGAATCTTCCAATGGAACCAATCCCCAATGATTTTCCTGCTTTAAGAATATCCATTCCCCATGGACTCATATGATGATAGGATTCAAATCCGTCTTGTCCTACTTTAGACAAAACCAAGGTATCAGTCACTTTCCCAAAAATATCAATACAGTTTCTCCAATCCAAATACAATCGATATCCAACTTTACTGGATTCCCAACCCGGACCTTCATATCGGATAAAGAAAGAATGATCCCAATGTGATTTTGGCACTTTCAAGCTGGTCACATTCTTAAATGTTCCGCCTTCGTATTTTTGTCCGGTCCATGTTCCTCCTTCTTTTATAGAAAGCTCAGCATAAGTCTGGTTATTTTTTTTAACTTTTTTGTCCTGAGCATTTGCAGTTAGTTGAGAAACCAATAGGATTGCAGCAACGATTTTTAATGTTTTCATGAGTATAAATATATTATTTCTGTTTAAAAATTTTATCTAAAAATTGTGTTGAATTCTGAACAATCTCATCAAACCAAGGTTCAAAAAACCAAAATGAATGAGGTGAATTGGGCAATGCTTTTACTTCGTTGTAAATGGCATACTTATTCAGTCTTTCAATCATATCATTCTGTCCTGCATGAAATCGAGGCAGACTACTATTAATAAACAAAATGGGTGGTGTATGCTCATCGGTCTGATTCAGTGCTGATGCCTGATCCCAAACTTGAGGATTCTCTTCATAAGTTCCATTCAGCCATAATGCCGCAGCTTTTCCTTCTTGCGATTCCGGATGATGAAAAGCTAAAATGCCATCCATATCAATAATCGCCTGAACATTTGCATTTTGTTTGCTAGTATTTTTCTCTTCAAAAGCTGAATTCCCATTAGTTGTACCTATTAACGCTGCCATTTGTCCACCGGACGAGCAGCCCAGAACAGCAACTTTTGCCGGGTCAACATTAAATGTAAGCGCATTGGTTTTAATGTATTTTATAGCTTCCTTTACGTCTTTGATTGATGCCGGATACTTTGCTTCAGCCGTTAATCTGTATTCGACACTAAAGCAGGCATAACCCTTCGAAGCTATTTCTTGTGCGATATACTGCATTTGCGATTTATTGCCTGAACTCCATCCGCCTCCATGAATCAAAATCACTGCAGGCTGCAATGCTGATTGCTTTTTAAAGTAAGCGTCTAAATGCAATTCTCTTGAATTTATGCTTCTATAGACTACCTCTTTTAACCTGGTAATTTCTTTATTTTCCGGTTTTTGTACTATTTTAATGAACGGGAACTTCTTTACTTCTTTATTGTATGTACTCCATACAGTATAAGAAGTATCTACTTGAGTTTGTGAAAACAATTCAGATACTGTTAAACAGAAAAAAATAAGAAGTAAATTCTTCATGCAAAAAAACGATTATTAATGTAATCGATTACGCAAACCTAAATATTAATAAAGATACCACAAAAAAATTATACTTAAAGTTATATTAAATCTATAAGCATATAACTTTATTAGTATAAATAATACAAGTAAAAATTAATGATTTACATAATGTAAAAAAAAAGCGTAAAAATTACAGTAACAACAATATAAACACAAGATATTTAGCAGATCATTACTTGTTTTATGTTAAAACAGTTGCGCAAGAGAAAAAGAGTCATACATTTGTGCAATCGATTACATCATTAAAGGAATAAACTATTACGGAATTATGAAAAGACTATTTTACATCACATTTTTGTTCATGTCATTAAATATGGCAGCTCAGGTAACTATTACTCAGGCCACCGGATGGAAGGAATGTGCCTATGTAAAATGGGAACCACTTGAAGGTGTTGATTTCTATAGAGTGTATTATACCTGTGGTGCTTTGACCGATCAAATAATTGACACCCAACTTATCAGAAGTTATGGCAGTTATTTCCGTGCTGATGTTTTAGGGCTTGCTCCCGGCACCTATACAATGAAAGTTGTACCTGTTACAGCTGGTGTTGAAGGTACTCCTGCAGTATCGAGCAGCGTAACCGTAACGGCTCATGACAGAAATGGTTTTGCACATGAAGGCGGAAAAGTTCCCGGTGCTTACAATCTTGATGGTACTTTAAAAACCAATGCTGTTGTTTTATATATAACACAAAATACAAAGAACACCTGTTCTATGACTGTAACGGGTGCTACTGCAAATCCATGTGTAGGTTTACAGACTATACTTGACGGATTCAAAAAAGGAAATGATCTTCGTCCATTAGCTGTTAGGTTAATTGGAAATATTACTGATTTAAGTAATATGCTAAATGGAGATATCGTAATTGAAAATAAAAATACAGCCGGTAGTTCAATCACTTTTGAAGGTGTTGGTTCTGATGCATATTGCAATGGATGGGGAGTTCGTGTAAAAAGTGCTTCAAACATTGAAATCCGTAATCTTGGTTTTATGCTTACCAATGCAGCTGAAGGCGATAATATTGGACTACAACAAGACAATGACCATGTCTGGATTCACAATAATGATATGTTTTATGGTGCTGCCGGTGGCGACGCTGATCAGGCTAAAGGTGACGGTGCATTGGACTGCAAAAGATCAACTTATGTAACCATGTCATACAATCACTTTTGGGATAGCGGAAAATGCAATCTTTTGGGATTAAGTGAGGCTACAACTACTGATTTATACGTTACTTATCACCACAATTGGTATGATCATTCTGACTCACGTCATCCACGTGTTCGTTATTATTCTGCTCATATTTATAATAATTATTTTGATGGAAATTCAAAATATGGTTCGGGATCAACTTTAGGTTCTTCATTGTTTGTGGAAGGTAATTACTTCCGTAACTGTAAATATCCAATGCTTACTTCACAACAAGGTACAGATATCTATAATAGTCCGGAAGGCACTTTTTCGGGAGAAGACGGAGGAACAATTAAAGCTTTCAACAACAGCATGAGTGGCCAAACAAGATTTGTTGCCTATGATGCCGTTAATTTCCCGGTTCAGTTTGATGCTTATGTAGCTACCACCAGAAATGAAACGATACCAAGTAGTATCACTTCCCGTCTTGGCGGAAATAGCTATAACAACTTTGACACTAACCCGGCTTTATATGTTAACTCATTGGTTGTTGAAGATCCAACTACGGCAAGAGATAATGTAATTGCTTATTCAGGTCGTGTTGGTGCAGGTGATTTAACCTGGACATTTAACAATGGTGCTGATGACACTTCATCTGCCGTAAATACAGGATTAGCTGCTGCATTGGCTGGCTATACTTCCAGTTTAGTATATATTCAGGGTGAAGCTGTTGTAATTCCAAATACGCAAACATTAAACGTTCCTAACAACAATGATCAAATCGTTTTGAGTGGTCCTATGGCTGATATGGTATTTACCTGGGGAGGATCTGCAACAGATGCTACAGTAAACGGATTACCTGCGTCCGGAATTGACTATGTAAAAGATACCGTTGCCAAAACAATTACAGTATCCGGAACTCCTACTGCTGATGTGTCGTTTACAGTTACAACTAGTGGCCCTACAGGAACACCGGTAACTGGATCCGGAACGATTACAACAAATAATATCCCTACCGGAGATGAAATACATAATTTCACTTTACAAACATTGAATAGTTCTTTCTATACATTTACGTCTTGCAATATGAATAGTACGCCTGGTTCGGCAACCTATGATGGTTTGACATTGACAGCACGTTTAAAAATGGAAACAGCTACTTCTATTACCTATACAACGCCAGCCATTTCGACTTTAACTTTGGTATGTGATCCAACATTTAATGGACCTATTAAACTTGATAATGTAAATTATACAACTTCAGGTGGAATTGTTGTTATACCTTCAGTTCCTGCCGGTGCTCATACAATTTCAAAAGGAAGTACTACAAATCTTTATTATATTAAAACAGAATACACACTTGGTTTAGGAGAAAATCCAAATCAGCAAAAATTAGTACTGTACCCAAATCCGGTAACAAACACATTAAATATTGCTGCTTCCGATTCTGAGGTAATACAAGAAATAGCGGTATACAACATTATCGGTCAGCAAGTGAAAAATGTCAAAGGAGATATTAGATTGATCGACATGAGTGACTTAAGAAACGGAACTTATTTAGTAAAAGTGCAAACAGATCACGGTATATTCAATGGAAAAATAGTTAAAAATTAGGTTATAATTAGTGCAGTAAAAGACCTTCTTAGTAATTAAGAAGGTTTTTTTTCAATTTAAATTATAAAAAAATGAAATGTCTTTTCACAATTATAGTACTACTCCCTTTTTATACTTTTTCTCAACTGTATGTTTCCCCAACAGGTTTATCGGGTAATAGTGGCACCATTGGTAGTCCTACCACTTTACAAAATGCATTGAGTATAGTTAGCCCAGGTCAAACTATTTATATGCGAGGTGGTACCTATAATTTCAATAGTACTATTGTGATTGCCAGAACAAACAGCGGGACTGCCGGAAACCTTAAACGAATAGAAGCATATACTGATGAAACTCCAATTCTTAACTTTTCAGCACAAGCAGAAGCAAGTGGAAACCGAGGTATTGTATTGGATGGTTTATATTGGTACATCAAAGGGATTACCATTAAAAGAGCCGGAGATAACGGCATGTTGCTTTCCGGAAACTTCAATACAATAGATAATTGTGTTTTTGAAAAAAACAGAGATACAGGACTTCAAATAAGCAGATACAACAGTGCTTACACCACCATAAGTCAATGGCCATCAAATAACTTGATTTTGAATTGTGAGGCGTTTGACAACAAAGATGTTTTAGCTGAAAATGCAGATGGTTTTGCAGCTAAACTTACCTGTGGATCAGGCAATGTTTTTCGTGGATGCATCGCTCATAATAACATTGATGATGGTTGGGATTTATTCACAAATACTGCTACCGGACCAATTGGAGTAGTATCCTTTGAAAACTGCGTTGCCTATAACAATGGAACACTGACAGATGGAACTACATCTGTTAATGGAGATAAAAACGGCTTTAAACTTGGCGGAAGTGGCATCCCTGTAAATCACATTGTAAGACGCTGTATTGCTTTTGGTAACGGGCAACATGGCTTTACCGACAACAATAATTTAGGGTCTATTGAAGTGACAAATAATACTTCTTTCAATAATACCAATTCCAATTATAATTTTCGCGCAGGCGGAACTCATCAATTCAGGAATAATGTTTCTTATAATTCGGGAA is part of the Flavobacterium sangjuense genome and harbors:
- a CDS encoding rhamnogalacturonan acetylesterase, whose protein sequence is MKYSFLILLFLVVTASAQEVKLYGIGDSTMANKVKPNENPEHGWLQVFPAFLNNKIKVVNKAVNGRSTKSFIDQGRWDSIYKVLKPRDYVFIQFGHNDAKVEDSTRYTNPHTAYRHNLIKFITEAREKGAIPILFSSIARRNFNEKGVLISTHGEYPQEARLVAQEYQVPFIDLEYYSEELEKAYGPEKSAALHLHYKPGEVPYYPEGKSDDTHLSKKGAIEISEIVIRELKKMKLLVEYIK
- a CDS encoding glycoside hydrolase family 28 protein, translating into MGIRIIAFLLISLTAVAQQNPFPTDSVNAIVNRIQLPKIPDYTITVSKLGAKGDSISNDKPAFDKAMALCKKKKGGIIIVPKGIYTLNGPIHFVSNVKLQLEKGAKIRFSDNPNHYLPMVLTSWEGTMIYNYSPLIYANNCSNICISGEGTIDGEGHDIWNSFKSKEGADKKLTREMNHKGVPVIERKFGAGHFLRPQLIQFLDCKNILVENVTIEDSPFWCIHLLKSESITVRGLKYNAFNANNDGVDPEYSKDVLIENIDFNNADDNIAIKAGRDHEGRANSDFSSQNIVVRNCRFKGLHGVVLGSEMSAGIKNIYVENCKTTGYLKRGIYFKTNADRGGFIKNIFIRNIQLDEVEDCIYITANYMGEGTEFPSAVSDIYLSDITCNKARETALIIQGYPLKKVRNVFLNNIEIKSAKNGMTLQHTENVTVNEVIIGQKATVPTSVSNSLKH
- a CDS encoding pectinesterase family protein, which translates into the protein MKNLKKIVFTFAIVFISFSNVVSQTAGKTEAAFYKIVAQDGSGDYTTIQAAINDSKSFPYQRITIFIKNGTYKEKLKIHEWNTNLSLIGESKENTIITFDDYFNKVNLGINSTFYTYTLLVEANDVLLKNLTIENASGDVGQAVALSVFSNRVAVIDCRILGNQDTLYASGKGCQYFKNCYIEGTTDFIFGSATAWFEDCEIHSKKDSYITAASTPEGADFGYVFKNCNLTSNAATSKVYLGRPWRIYAKTVFVSCTLGKHILPEGWHNWSKPDAEKNSFYAEYKCTGEGYSPATRVPWSHQLTKSQAKKYKAENVIGTDFLKDIHQWESQVKK
- a CDS encoding glycoside hydrolase family 88/105 protein, whose protein sequence is MKRILVALVFVSSINLVAAVTIVNNDSLKWSERMALSIMKRHPKVWQIDKQEKPKLDYKPTFVLIAFESLYKKTKNTKYDNYAKEYADLFIDSTGEISHYESKEFNIDHLTIGNLLFDLYDNTKDSRYLKAIQTLKKQIEEQPRTPSGGFWHKKIYPNQMWLDGIYMGAPFYTHYTTTFENGKNLDDVVNQFELIHNHSFDPIAKLPYHAWDESKEIAWANKETGNSPTIWSRGVGWYVMALVDALDYFPKNHPKYKELAAYLNEAAKALEKQQDASGLWYQITDKGNTDGNYLEASGTAMFAYTFAKGVNKGYLPKRFKKIANKAFDGLLKELVTVKDDEVHLSQISQGIGLGGNPFRDGSNKYYADSKKNIDNSVGVGAFILAALELNR
- a CDS encoding DUF4861 family protein, with the translated sequence MKTLKIVAAILLVSQLTANAQDKKVKKNNQTYAELSIKEGGTWTGQKYEGGTFKNVTSLKVPKSHWDHSFFIRYEGPGWESSKVGYRLYLDWRNCIDIFGKVTDTLVLSKVGQDGFESYHHMSPWGMDILKAGKSLGIGSIGRFDGKDVLHFKEVDSTFAKVENNAKCSSVTVKYDGWKTANDKINFESKLSIKPNERYTKHTIKASAKIEGICTGIVSFKEIPLVKKESANKKWAYIATYGKQTLAPVPDNLGMAIFYEVATVDKQTEGEFDHLLLFKPTTKPVSFYLLGAWEQEKDGIKTEAEFYNYLDAKLAVLNSKNKI
- a CDS encoding alpha/beta hydrolase family protein, which encodes MKNLLLIFFCLTVSELFSQTQVDTSYTVWSTYNKEVKKFPFIKIVQKPENKEITRLKEVVYRSINSRELHLDAYFKKQSALQPAVILIHGGGWSSGNKSQMQYIAQEIASKGYACFSVEYRLTAEAKYPASIKDVKEAIKYIKTNALTFNVDPAKVAVLGCSSGGQMAALIGTTNGNSAFEEKNTSKQNANVQAIIDMDGILAFHHPESQEGKAAALWLNGTYEENPQVWDQASALNQTDEHTPPILFINSSLPRFHAGQNDMIERLNKYAIYNEVKALPNSPHSFWFFEPWFDEIVQNSTQFLDKIFKQK
- a CDS encoding pectate lyase family protein, encoding MKRLFYITFLFMSLNMAAQVTITQATGWKECAYVKWEPLEGVDFYRVYYTCGALTDQIIDTQLIRSYGSYFRADVLGLAPGTYTMKVVPVTAGVEGTPAVSSSVTVTAHDRNGFAHEGGKVPGAYNLDGTLKTNAVVLYITQNTKNTCSMTVTGATANPCVGLQTILDGFKKGNDLRPLAVRLIGNITDLSNMLNGDIVIENKNTAGSSITFEGVGSDAYCNGWGVRVKSASNIEIRNLGFMLTNAAEGDNIGLQQDNDHVWIHNNDMFYGAAGGDADQAKGDGALDCKRSTYVTMSYNHFWDSGKCNLLGLSEATTTDLYVTYHHNWYDHSDSRHPRVRYYSAHIYNNYFDGNSKYGSGSTLGSSLFVEGNYFRNCKYPMLTSQQGTDIYNSPEGTFSGEDGGTIKAFNNSMSGQTRFVAYDAVNFPVQFDAYVATTRNETIPSSITSRLGGNSYNNFDTNPALYVNSLVVEDPTTARDNVIAYSGRVGAGDLTWTFNNGADDTSSAVNTGLAAALAGYTSSLVYIQGEAVVIPNTQTLNVPNNNDQIVLSGPMADMVFTWGGSATDATVNGLPASGIDYVKDTVAKTITVSGTPTADVSFTVTTSGPTGTPVTGSGTITTNNIPTGDEIHNFTLQTLNSSFYTFTSCNMNSTPGSATYDGLTLTARLKMETATSITYTTPAISTLTLVCDPTFNGPIKLDNVNYTTSGGIVVIPSVPAGAHTISKGSTTNLYYIKTEYTLGLGENPNQQKLVLYPNPVTNTLNIAASDSEVIQEIAVYNIIGQQVKNVKGDIRLIDMSDLRNGTYLVKVQTDHGIFNGKIVKN
- a CDS encoding right-handed parallel beta-helix repeat-containing protein; translation: MKCLFTIIVLLPFYTFSQLYVSPTGLSGNSGTIGSPTTLQNALSIVSPGQTIYMRGGTYNFNSTIVIARTNSGTAGNLKRIEAYTDETPILNFSAQAEASGNRGIVLDGLYWYIKGITIKRAGDNGMLLSGNFNTIDNCVFEKNRDTGLQISRYNSAYTTISQWPSNNLILNCEAFDNKDVLAENADGFAAKLTCGSGNVFRGCIAHNNIDDGWDLFTNTATGPIGVVSFENCVAYNNGTLTDGTTSVNGDKNGFKLGGSGIPVNHIVRRCIAFGNGQHGFTDNNNLGSIEVTNNTSFNNTNSNYNFRAGGTHQFRNNVSYNSGSNDVTTGTNVGASNVWFVNQLSTNGRTPPIVSSAADFISLMPPTVMKNADGSPNLGNFVALNLSSDFINAGVTTTGILFNGSAPDLGARETGAPLSTIFPESQHFEAKIFPNPTTNAAIHLNVISPEAIETTITLFSINGQILSTLKKEVAIGENEIEINNALLSKGLYFLTIQSDSFSTTLKVIVK